One genomic region from Leptospira tipperaryensis encodes:
- a CDS encoding RsmD family RNA methyltransferase — protein MKLLKVQTGKLKGKSIETPPAIAGNMNFTPAVIKKSVFDVLGSLVLKGRLIPEDAAFIDFFAGSGQMALEAVSRGFARVVLYELAWERSDSLRKLFDKIGGTREIFRKDVFRFYDKLDIPEKSKVYFLDPPYSFWDKKNEKLKNLVEALLKEESTVVVFIQSPVSPGWPDFVTRKFGKNFLTYKLRGVETPDLESDEGSELEESESED, from the coding sequence ATGAAACTACTCAAAGTGCAAACTGGGAAACTCAAGGGTAAGTCGATAGAAACTCCTCCTGCGATCGCCGGGAATATGAACTTCACTCCCGCGGTGATCAAAAAATCCGTCTTTGACGTGTTAGGTTCTCTTGTATTAAAAGGAAGATTGATTCCGGAAGACGCCGCGTTTATCGATTTTTTTGCAGGCTCGGGTCAGATGGCGCTCGAAGCCGTAAGTCGGGGATTCGCAAGGGTCGTTTTATACGAACTCGCCTGGGAAAGATCGGATAGTCTGCGAAAGTTATTTGATAAGATCGGAGGAACGAGGGAAATTTTTCGAAAAGACGTATTCCGTTTTTATGATAAACTCGATATCCCCGAAAAATCAAAGGTCTACTTTTTAGATCCGCCGTATTCTTTTTGGGACAAGAAGAATGAAAAATTGAAGAATCTCGTGGAAGCCCTTTTGAAGGAAGAATCTACGGTAGTCGTCTTTATACAATCTCCGGTTTCGCCGGGTTGGCCCGATTTTGTAACTCGAAAGTTTGGAAAGAATTTTTTGACTTATAAATTACGCGGAGTGGAAACTCCCGACTTGGAATCGGATGAAGGCTCTGAGTTGGAAGAATCCGAATCGGAAGATTGA